The Canis lupus familiaris isolate Mischka breed German Shepherd chromosome 19, alternate assembly UU_Cfam_GSD_1.0, whole genome shotgun sequence genome contains a region encoding:
- the NXPH2 gene encoding neurexophilin-2, whose protein sequence is MRLRPLPLVVVPGLLQLLFCDSKKVVHATEGLDWEDKDGPGTLVGNVVHSRIINPLRLFVKQSPVPKSGHLAYGDSMENFWDWLANVTEVQEPLARTKRRPIVKTGKFKKMFGWGDFHSNIKTVKLNLLITGKIVDHGNGTFSVYFRHNSTGLGNVSVSLVPPSKVVEFEVSPQSTLETKESKSFNCRIEYEKTDRAKKTALCNFDPSKICYQEQTQSHVSWLCSKPFKVICIYIAFYSVDYKLVQKVCPDYNYHSETPYLSSG, encoded by the coding sequence CTATTCTGTGACAGTAAGAAGGTGGTGCATGCCACAGAGGGGCTGGACTGGGAAGACAAAGATGGCCCGGGGACTTTGGTCGGAAATGTGGTGCACTCAAGGATCATCAATCCTCTGCGCCTGTTTGTTAAACAGTCTCCAGTCCCAAAGTCTGGACACCTGGCTTATGGGGACAGCATGGAAAACTTTTGGGATTGGCTGGCCAATGTCACGGAGGTTCAGGAGCCATTGGCAAGAACTAAACGGAGGCCGATAGTAAAGACGGGAAAATTCAAGAAGATGTTTGGATGGGGTGACTTCCATTCCAACATTAAAACTGTTAAACTCAACCTCCTCATCACAGGGAAAATTGTTGATCATGGAAATGGAACCTTCAGTGTTTATTTCCGACATAATTCCACAGGCCTAGGCAATGTTTCAGTGAGTTTGGTACCCCCCTCCAAAGTGGTGGAATTTGAAGTTTCCCCACAGTCTACCTTGGAGACCAAGGAATCGAAATCTTTCAATTGTCGCATTGAGTACGAGAAAACAGATCGGGCGAAGAAGACTGCCCTGTGCAATTTTGACCCATCCAAGATCTGCTACCAGGAGCAGACTCAGAGCCATGTGTCTTGGTTGTGCTCCAAACCCTTCAAGGTCATTTGCATTTACATTGCCTTTTACAGTGTTGATTATAAACTTGTGCAGAAAGTCTGTCCTGACTACAATTACCATAGTGAGACTCCATACTTATCTTCTGGCTGA